ATTTAGTTTCAGTTCAAAACTCTTTTCACAAGAAAAAGACTTTTCTCTGTGGTCGGAAATACAATTTGAAGTTGAATTGATAGAGGATTTTAAATTTTGTATTTCTGAAGAATTTCGCTTTGATGAGAACATCTCAAGAATTGATAAATATTATACGAATTTAGGATTTAAATATAGAATTATTAAGCAAATTAGAGTAGCAGTTTATTATCGCTTTTTGCAAAAACAAGAATTAAATTCCTCTTATAGCAGTAGGAATAAATTTTTTAGCGATATTAAATTAGAAAAGGATATTAATCGTTTTGAAATTTCATTCAGGTCGCGTTATCAAACAAAATATACTGATTATTTTAGTAGTGAAAATGGAAATATCCCTGCAAATAAATGGCGTAATAAACTAAATATTGATTATGACATAAAAAATTCACCTATAAAACCCTTTTTA
This genomic interval from Bacteroidota bacterium contains the following:
- a CDS encoding DUF2490 domain-containing protein — its product is MKTKNTYTKVLLIITIVLFSFSSKLFSQEKDFSLWSEIQFEVELIEDFKFCISEEFRFDENISRIDKYYTNLGFKYRIIKQIRVAVYYRFLQKQELNSSYSSRNKFFSDIKLEKDINRFEISFRSRYQTKYTDYFSSENGNIPANKWRNKLNIDYDIKNSPIKPFLSSEIFYQTNNNEGNRIDELRFKAGMDIGINEHQEIEFSYILSKEINVKNPLTNNIFSVEYSFAF